Proteins encoded within one genomic window of Trichoderma asperellum chromosome 2, complete sequence:
- a CDS encoding uncharacterized protein (EggNog:ENOG41~TransMembrane:16 (o122-142i194-220o226-244i251-273o293-321i367-388o435-461i494-515o521-544i565-585o605-630i642-660o672-693i700-716o722-738i759-777o)), translated as MDNMAEASGRETESGLHPRHSLSSPTTGLMENLRETISEWPDSGARNDADDDDQGSEYELLMDPNLPDGHESRRRSQAEDGLSDNGSKRDDEQEEEENSPYPEVRAAVNNFDEEMPCNTVRAWTIGLTLVIFGASMNTIFSLRQPAISIGPLVAQIVAWPIGHGWAKIVPAREFDLFGIKWNLNPGPFNCKEHAIIGVMASVSFSVAYSTDIILAQLVFYKQNFGLLYQILLTVSTQSLGYGIAGVMRKYLVYPASMIWPANLASVTMMNAMYETSDQIDPSVFGGRLPRYTWFGLVTAASFLYYFIPGFFAQFLSVFAFATWMAPKNPVINQLFGGNTGLSIIPITFDWTQVSGYIGSPLVSPWHAIANTLISVVVFYIGLSALLHYSGTWYASFLPMSDASIYDNTGAKYNISRIVDPGIILNEESYKKYSPLFISTTFAISYGMSFAAISSLVVYTYLHHGKYIWKQYMNSTTEKPDIHMKLMRKYKEAPTWWYLTLFSIMLALGFYTVLAYPTNLTWWAFLLAVFISFGFSLPIGIIQAVTNNQIGLNVLTEFVYGYIQPGRPLALMLFKTFGYITMSQALNFVSDLKFGHYMKIPPRTMFMAQVVATTYSCIIQVLVLNMALNIIPDVCDEQQAEHFTCPGGRVFYSASVIWGLIGPGRMFSPGQIYSGLFLFFILGAITPIIIYYAAKRNPKSPVKYLIAPLLFGGPGAIPPATPLNYFSWGIVGFVFQFWIKKRYFRWWSRSNFLTSSGLDLGLALATLFIFFALTMQGIDPPKWWGNDVVTTTMDYQGTAIRAHVAEGEHFGPSSW; from the exons ATGGACAACATGGCTGAAGCGAGCGGCCGTGAGACCGAATCTGGGCTTCACCCACGCCATTCTCTGTCGAGCCCAACAACTGGTCTAATGGAGAACCTGCGAGAAACCATCTCTGAGTGGCCGGATTCAGGCGCACGGAACGAcgccgacgatgacgaccAAGGTTCGGAATACGAGCTTCTCATGGATCCAAACCTGCCAGATGGGCATGAATCACGCCGCCGTTCACAGGCTGAAGACGGCTTGTCAGACAATGGGTCCAAGAGAGATGATgagcaggaagaggaagaaaattCTCCGTATCCAGAGGTTCGAGCGGCTGTGAACAACTTTGACGAGGAAATGCCTTGCAATACGGTTCGGGCATGGACAATTGGATTGACcctcgtcatctttggcGCTTCAATGAACACAATCTTTTCGCTGCGCCAGCCCGCCATCTCCATTGGGCCTCTTGTCGCCCAGATTGTTGCATGGCCAATTGGTCATGGATGGGCCAAGATTGTCCCAGCACGGGAATTCGACCTCTTTGGCATTAAGTGGAATCTTAACCCAGGTCCTTTCAACTGCAAGGAGCATGCAATTATAGGAGTTATGGCGTCTGTATCCTTCTCTGTTGCTTATTCAACAGATATCATCTTGGCGCAGCTGGTTTTCTATAAGCAAAATTTCGGACTGCTATACCAGATCTTGCTCACTGTATCCACGCAATCTCTTGGATATGGAATTGCCGGTGTGATGCGTAAATATCTAG TGTATCCCGCGTCCATGATATGGCCTGCAAATCTGGCTTCCGTCACAATGATGAACGCCATGTATGAGACGAGCGACCAAATAGATCCGTCCGTCTTTGGAGGCCGTCTGCCCAGATACACCTGGTTTGGCCTCGTCACTGCGGCATCCTTCCTCTACTACTTCATCCCCGGATTTTTTGCACAGTTCCTGAGCGTCTTCGCTTTTGCGACGTGGATGGCACCCAAGAACCCCGTCATTAACCAGCTATTTGGCGGAAACACTGGTCTGTCCATCATACCCATCACCTTTGACTGGACACAGGTATCGGGTTACATCGGGTCTCCTCTTGTTTCGCCTTG GCACGCCATTGCGAATACATTGATTAGTGTCGTAGTATTCTACATTGGCTTATCAGCTCTCCTTCACTACTCCGGGACATGGTATGCTTCATTCCTGCCCATGAGCGACGCCAGCATATACGACAACACCGGAGCAAAATACAACATTAGCCGCATTGTGGACCCTGGCATTATTCTGAATGAGGAGTCCTACAAGAAATACTCTCCGCTATTCATTAG TACCACCTTTGCCATATCATACGGCATGTCATTCgccgccatctcttctctcgtcgTATATACGTACCTCCACCACGGGAAATACATATGGAAGCAATACATGAATAGCACTACAGAAAAGCCAGATATTCACATGAAGTTGATGAGAAAGTATAAAGAGGCACCGACGTGGTGGTACCTTACCCTCTTCTCCATT ATGCTGGCATTGGGCTTCTATACCGTGCTCGCGTACCCAACCAACCTCACTTGGTGGGCATTCTTATTGGCCGTTTTCATCTCCTTCGGCTTCTCTTTGCCCATTGGCATTATCCAAGCTGTGACAAATAACCAGATTGGCTTGAATGTGCTTACGGAGTTTGTGTACGGCTACATCCAGCCGGGACGGCCTCTTGCGCTTATGCT CTTCAAAACATTCGGCTACATTACCAT GTCTCAAGCGCTTAATTTCGTTTCTGATCTCAAATTTGGCCATTACATGAAGATACCTCCCAGGACAATGTTCATGGCTCAGGTTGTTGCCACGACGTACTCTTGCATCATCCAAGTGCTGGTTCTCAATATGGCCCTGAATATCATCCCGGATGTGTGCGACGAGCAGCAAGCTGAGCACTTCACTTGCCCGGGCGGGAGAGTCTTTTACTCTG CATCCGTCATCTGGGGCCTTATCGGTCCAGGACGAATGTTCTCACCGGGCCAAATCTATTccggcctcttcctcttcttcatcctcggcgCCATTACccccatcatcatctacTACGCCGCCAAGAGAAATCCAAAGTCTCCAGTCAAATATCTCATCGCCCCGCTCCTCTTTGGCGGTCCCGGCGCCATCCCGCCCGCCACTCCTCTCAACTATTTCTCCTGGGGCATCGTCGGCTTCGTCTTCCAGTTCTGGATCAAGAAGCGCTACTTCCGCTGGTGGAGCCGCTCAAACTTCTTGACGTCGTCTGGATTGGACTTGGGCCTGGCGCTGGCCACGCtgttcatcttctttgctcttACAATGCAGGGAATTGATCCTCCGAAGTGGTGGGGCAATGATGTCGTGACCACGACGATGGATTACCAGGGCACAGCTATACGGGCGCATGTTGCAGAGGGAGAGCATTTTGGTCCAAGCTCGTGGTGA
- a CDS encoding uncharacterized protein (EggNog:ENOG41) produces the protein MANQKPVALVVGASRGIGRQVAIDLAKNGYAVVVAAKSITDPSKLTDKTPNPKTSESTVTTVAREITSAGGDATPIQVDVRSEESVNALVAQTIAKYGRLDVLVYNSGAIWWASVANTPLKRFQLMQRVNPEGLYAVVQAALPHLRPHGRIVVVSPPIYSRFFRGKTAYAMGKVGMSVLTKGLAIDFEREGLKDMAITSIWPAVAIESAATEQFTKKNPDEEKDLRKPTIFSDAILGILRSPAAKVNGELVLDEDFLREHCGVTDFSKYSVIPGSNPRRIMPAKLPDLTVAEQADEGKRVDSGTKSKL, from the exons atggcCAACCAAAAGCCCGTAGCCCTCGTCGTGGGAGCTTCTCGCGGCATCGGCCGTCAGGTCGCCATCGATCTGGCCAAGAACGGCTATGCAG TCGTCGTGGCCGCAAAGTCCATCACAGACCCCTCCAAGCTCACTGATAAGACACCCAATCCCAAGACCAGCGAGTCAACCGTCACCACCGTCGCCCGCGAAATCACCTCCGCCGGCGGCGATGCCACCCCCATCCAGGTCGACGTGCGATCCGAGGAGAGCGTGAATGCCCTCGTTGCCCAGACCATTGCC AAATACGGCCGCCTCGACGTCCTCGTCTACAACTCCGGCGCCATCTGGTGGGCCTCCGTCGCAAACACCCCCCTCAAGCGCTTCCAGCTCATGCAGCGCGTCAACCCAGAGGGCCTCTACGCCGTCGTCCAGGCTGCCCTGCCGCACCTCCGCCCTCACGgccgcatcgtcgtcgtcagccCGCCCATCTACAGCCGCTTCTTCCGCGGCAAGACCGCCTATGCCATGGGCAAGGTCGGCATGAGCGTCCTGACAAAGGGCCTGGCCATCGACTTTGAGCGCGAGGGCCTCAAGGACATGGCCATTACGAGCATCTGGCCTGCAGTG GCCATTGAATCTGCCGCCACCGAGCAGTTCACCAAGAAAAACCCCGACGAAGAAAAGGACCTCCGCAAGCCCACCATCTTCTCCGATGCCATCCTGGGCATCCTGCGCTCCCCCGCCGCCAAAGTCAATGGCGAGCTGGTCCTCGATGAGGACTTCCTCCGTGAGCACTGCGGCGTCACCGACTTCTCAAAGTACAGCGTCATTCCGGGCTCGAACCCGCGCCGCATTATGCCCGCGAAGCTGCCTGACTTGACCGTTGCTGAGCAGGCCGACGAGGGGAAGAGGGTAGATAGCGGTACCAAATCTAAATTGTAA
- a CDS encoding uncharacterized protein (EggNog:ENOG41) — protein MGAKIECFLDLASYFSYIAFADLAQNRDKLAANGTEVEIHPVLLGGINHLSGNKPPWTVEAKAKYLKYDSRRAAERIGLSNIQSPPDLMAVSHTISPLRALHYIKANYPNATFLAAFESLFMAFWTPPNVNLIPEENLRAVLQGATEKPGQSGSKKLFTEQEVETIMQSRGKMKDVLLATTKRAVDLGAFGAPWLWVTNAKGESEPFFGSDRFHHIYKFLDIPHQDIAVLAPSKL, from the exons ATGGGCGCCAAGATTGAGTGCTTCTTGGATCTTG CATCCTATTTCAGCTACATTGCCTTCGCCGACTTGGCGCAGAATCGGGATAAGCTGGCGGCCAATGGAACAGAAGTAGA GATTCACCCCGTGCTGCTGGGTGGCATCAATCACTTGTCAG GCAACAAACCTCCATGGACCGttgaggccaaggccaagtacCTCAAGTATGACTCCCGTCGTGCGGCTGAGCGGATTGGCCTCTCCAACATCCAGAGCCCTCCCGATCTCATGGCCGTCTCTCACACCATCTCACCACTTCGCGCTCTGCACTACATCAAGGCCAATTATCCAAATGCTACTTTTCTAGCTGCTTTTGAATCTCTCTTCATGGCCTTCTGGACGCCCCCAAACGTTAACCTCATTCCGGAAGAGAATCTTCGGGCCGTGCTCCAAGGGGCAACGGAGAAGCCAGGCCAAAGCGGTAGCAAGAAGCTCTTTACCGAACAAGAGGTCGAAACGATTATGCAGTCTCGCGGTAAGATGAAGGATGTTCTCTTGGCTACTACCAAGAGAGCTGTTGATCTGGGGGCTTTTGGCGCGCCTTGGCTTTGGGTGACGAATGCAAAGGGAGAATCAGAGCCGTTTTTTGGAAGTGATCG ATTTCACCACATTTACAAGTTTTTGGACATTCCGCATCAGGATATTGCTGTTTTAGCGCCTTCAAAGCTGTGA
- a CDS encoding uncharacterized protein (BUSCO:EOG092D2U5N) → MACESCRSQARTLLRVANRTSVLSRSSAAARSNFLPLLSAPVQTPPPSRSFSSTSSKKILGIGSSIGESYRVIGASERIFKACSKAADYRITEEERKNDQVERLEDGEEIGRSLDEGNIWHNTFKLSPTFSTWSHVTMLHLYLINARIRMLERDAYRSWQQQLIDHFFFECEKKMHIDHNITSSALRQRYLKDIFVQWRGLLLAYDEGLIKGDAVLASAVWRNLFKGDPEVDPRALVAIVGWMRSGLASLEGASDMAMSNRALEILDKPVDVFWTRLEEPFKREQGKESAEESQEIKATPELAKAA, encoded by the exons ATGGCCTGCGAAAGCTGTAGGTCCCAGGCCCGGACACTGCTTCGGGTCGCAAACCGCACCTCAGTACTATCCCGGTCCTCGGCCGCCGCGAGGTCGAATTTTTTGCCGCTGCTCAGTGCGCCTGTCcagacgccgccgccgtcacggAGTTTCAGCAGCACGAGCTCGAAGAAGATTTTGGGAATCGGAAGCTCGATTGGAGAGTCGTACCGGGTCATTGGCGCCTCGGAGAGAATATTCAAGGCATGCTCCAAGGCAGCTGATTATCGCATCACCGAGGAGGAGCGCAAGAACGATCAAGTGGAGAGATTagaggatggagaagagattGGCCGCTCTCTTGACGAGGGGAATATCTGGCACAACA CTTTCAAGCTCTCTCCTACCTTTAGCACCTGGTCGCATGTTACCATGCTTCACCTCTACCTCATCAACGCCCGCATACGGATGCTCGAGCGAGACGCTTACCgaagctggcagcagcagctcatcgaccacttcttcttcgagtgcgagaagaagatgcacaTCGACCACAACATCACCTCCAGCGCTCTCCGACAGCGCTACCTCAAGGATATCTTTGTCCAATGGCGAGGCCTCCTGCTGGCATATGACGAGGGCCTCATCAAGGGCGATGCCGTATTAGCGAGTGCTGTGTGGAGGAATCTATTCAAGGGCGATCCCGAGGTTGATCCCCGAGCATTGGTGGCCATTGTTGGATGGATGAGGTCGGGCCTTGCATCACTGGAGGGTGCTTCCGATATGGCAATGTCCAATAGGGCTCTCGAAATCTTGGACAAGCCGGTGGATGTGTTCTGGACGAGACTTGAGGAGCCCTTCAAGAGAGAGCAGGGCAAAGAAAGCGCAGAGGAAAGCCAAGAAATCAAGGCTACCCCAGAATTGGCCAAGGCTGCTTAA
- a CDS encoding uncharacterized protein (SECRETED:SignalP(1-24)~EggNog:ENOG41~TransMembrane:1 (n8-19c24/25o562-583i)) produces MQLSTSRLCTLHELIFFFLSKCNGLHPCNTCIKRNLICDYTDSRGPAKLMSVHATSPTGQSNASDSVDTVAATPSREATLETSPKRATKQGKYVRQAKRRSRGKENRSPNVHEVCSVSEGDESSRQSTGSETDEEAEVIGQIRMLQDPLKRLLYIGDSSTLSYLQLIRMIVYNTTGPSAFTDDPNRHHILEPAASITPSSMVPYMLPNRDVTNFLVESYFVNTSALIELFDPKAFYQYLDACYETPLEVNSSTLCLVYLTLAIGLALATPSPNSPEDLMIKSLQESPEERAEALFRAAKCLSDPLNAVEHADFWMIQAWTLMAFYMLITSKRNAAYAYCGMAVRSAYSLGLHRDTEVKFNDEIARRNLWRSLFVLDKFLATALGRPSAIFEEDCSSNALDLPADLSPKSAQDEEHIRTAGLDSSVRIYKSISTMLRKVYSERKVSTKLAQDIVDDCQLWAFNAHPSLAAEDLLNGKAPKEMGIPILHVQLLHYHSILLLSRPFFIDLLVKTRPTISNDGEPFHRTFSRAEKFSQACVAASTHSVMLIQAAFEAEYLPRCNPFILYFLFAATLIILSNEFAGLYENEHYAESVGSAIKIMDYCATTNVQAQRMLYILQSFLADVGKHSKSPATSQQSELGLPDGYIGDPEEVLHTRRQSLTARRNQQELSTPIDGGSSSDVMEYYSHMETDAGQSTIDAQHMANLAMRGERSMSSATNPAVPRRSNVYRRAELELAKADLNFDEFDHDASAEYQQDLDSDEMKAYSHGYSSVMMSHGEQPAFQVHHGGNFRAYTTSNMSSAGSQEASAAHFGGRFLYNDDK; encoded by the exons ATGCAACTCTCAACATCTCGGTTATGTACGCTGCACgagctgatttttttttttctctccaagTGTAATGGCCTCCATCCGTGCAACACGTGCATCAAGAGAAACTTGATATGCGACTATACAGACAGCCGAGGTCCTGCGAAGCTCATGTCCGTCCATGCGACGTCTCCCACAGGACAAAGCAATGCTTCCGACTCCGTGGACACTGTCGCTGCGACTCCCAGCCGCGAGGCTACCCTCGAAACATCTCCAAAGAGAGCCACCAAACAGGGAAAATATGTGCGACAGGCCAAACGAAGAAGCCGGGGCAAGGAAAACCGTTCTCCCAATGTCCACGAGGTTTGCTCCGTCAGCGAGGGCGATGAGAGCTCCCGCCAAAGCACAGGGTCGGAGACAGATGAGGAAGCCGAAGTAATCGGCCAGATCCGAATGCTGCAAGATCCCTTGAAAAGACTCC TTTACATTGGAGATTCATCCACCCTCTCTTATCTGCAGTTAATACGTATGATTGTTTATAACACTACCGGCCCATCGGCGTTTACGGACGACCCTAACCGGCATCATATCTTGGAACCCGCTGCATCAATCACTCCGAGTTCCATGGTTCCTTATATGCTACCGAATAGAGATGTAACGAATTTCTTAGTTGAGTCTTATTTTGTGAAT ACCAGTGCTCTCATCGAGCTGTTTGATCCCAAAGCGTTTTATCAATATCTAGATGCCTGTTATGAGACCCCGCTAGAGGTCAATTCATCAACGCTTTGTTTAGTTTATCTTACTTTGGCAATTGGCCTTGCTCTTGCAACACCCTCCCCGAACAGCCCTGAGGATCTGATGATTAAAAGTTTACAAGAATCCCCTGAAGAACGAGCGGAAGCTCTTTTCCGGGCCGCCAAATGCCTAAGCGATCCTCTCAACGCGGTTGAACATGCAGATTTCTGGATGATTCAAGCTTGGACGTTGATGGCCTTTTATATGTTGATTACGTCGAAACGTAATGCGGCTTATGCATACTGTG GAATGGCCGTTCGCTCTGCATATTCTCTGGGTTTGCATCGAGATACGGAGGTGAAATTTAATGACGAAATTGCAAGACGGAATCTCTGGAGAAGCCTTTTTGTGCTGGATAAATTCCTAGCCACGGCTCTTGGACGTCCATCTGCTATATTTGAAGAGGATTGTTCTAGCAATGCGCTGGATTTACCGGCAGATTTGTCGCCCAAATCAGCTCAAGACGAGGAACATATTAGGACAGCCGGCCTTGATTCATCCGTCCGAATCTACAAATCTATCAGTACAATGCTCAGGAAAGTTTATTCAGAGCGAAAGGTTTCAACGAAACTAGCCCAAGACATTGTTGATGACTGCCAGCTATGGGCTTTTAATGCACACCCGTCTTTAGCGGCCGAGGATCTTCTCAACGGCAAGGCACCCAAAGAGATGGGGATACCCATCTTACACGTCCAGTTACTTCATTATCACTCCATACTTCTGCTGAGCAGACCCTTTTTTATTGACCTTTTAGTAAAGACGCGCCCAACCATTTCAAATGATGGAGAGCCGTTTCATCGGACGTTCTCGAGGGCAGAAAAGTTTTCTCAAGCATGTGTGGCTGCATCAACTCATTCTGTGATGCTTATTCAGGCGGCATTTGAAGCAGAGTATTTGCCGCGATGTAACCCGTTTATCCT atatttcctttttgcagCGACCTTgattatattaagtaatgAGTTTGCTGGTTTATATGAGAATGAACATTACGCAGAGTCCGTTGGGAGCGCCATCAAAATCATGGACTACTGCGCAACAACGAATGTTCAAGCTCAGCGAATGCTCTACATTTTACAGTCATTTTTGGCAGATGTCGGAAAGCATTCAAAGTCTCCGGCCACAAGCCAGCAATCTGAGCTCGGTTTGCCGGATGGCTATATTGGTGACCCGGAAGAAGTTTTGCATACTAGAAGACAGAGCCTCACCGCTCGACGCAACCAGCAGGAACTTTCTACCCCTATTGATGGAGGGTCATCGTCTGATGTTATGGAGTACTACTCCCATATGGAGACAGATGCCGGCCAATCAACTATTGATGCTCAGCATATGGCCAATCTGGCGATGAGAGGAGAGCGCTCAATGAGCTCTGCTACCAATCCAGCTGTGCCGAGGCGCTCAAACGTTTATCGTAGAGCAGAACTGGAGCTCGCAAAGGCTGATCTCAATTTTGACGAGTTTGACCACGATGCCTCCGCTGAGTACCAGCAAGACTTGGATTCAGACGAAATGAAGGCTTACTCACATGGTTATAGCTCAGTCATGATGTCTCACGGAGAACAACCTGCCTTCCAAGTCCACCATGGCGGTAACTTTAGGGCTTATACAACTTCCAACATGTCTTCAGCCGGCAGTCAAGAGGCCAGCGCAGCTCATTTTGGTGGGCGTTTTTTATACAATGATGATAAGtga